One window of the Ictidomys tridecemlineatus isolate mIctTri1 chromosome 11, mIctTri1.hap1, whole genome shotgun sequence genome contains the following:
- the Cd5l gene encoding CD5 antigen-like: MAPLFSLILVMFAGPGLLETSRVRLVGGPHRCEGRVEVERNGQWGTVCDDGWDLKDVAVLCRELGCGAAKKTPSGRLYGPYPDKGQEVLIQGVRCSGMEDTLAQCEQDEDVYGCSHDEDAGAICQNPDLTPVPESVRLVGGPGPCKGRVEVQYEGQWSTVCKTGWDLRAAKVVCRQLGCGRALQTHSHCNKAAQGQGPIWEREMFCSGREAALQDCPSGPWEKQNCTHDEDTWVECEDAFDLRLVGRDNQCSGRLEVLHKGVWGSVCDDGWGGKEDRVVCKQLGCGEPLSLPFKARKTYGPGVGRIWLDDVRCSGQEQSLEQCKHRFWGYHDCTHKEDVAVICSGQYPGLDA; the protein is encoded by the exons ATGGCTCCGCTGTTCTCCTTGATCCTTG TCATGTTCGCTGGACCCGGCCTCTTAG AGACATCCAGAGTGCGGCTGGTGGGGGGTCCCCACCGCTGCGAAGGGAGAGTGGAGGTGGAACGGAACGGCCAGTGGGGCACCGTGTGTGATGACGGCTGGGACCTGAAGGATGTGGCCGTGCTGTGCCGGGAGCTGGGCTGTGGAGCAGCCAAGAAGACCCCCAGTGGTCGTTTATATGGGCCATACCCAGATAAAGGGCAGGAAGTCCTCATCCAAGGGGTCAGGTGCAGCGGAATGGAAGACACCCTGGCTCAGTGTGAGCAGGACGAAGATGTCTACGGCTGCTCACACGATGAGGATGCCGGCGCAATTTGCCAGA ACCCAGATTTGACTCCAGTCCCAGAAAGTGTGCGGCTGGTCGGTGGCCCTGGGCCTTGCAAGGGGCGAGTGGAGGTGCAGTATGAGGGCCAGTGGAGCACCGTGTGCAAAACGGGCTGGGACCTCCGGGCTGCGAAGGTGGTGTGCCGGCAACTGGGGTGCGGCAGGGCCCTGCAGACCCACAGCCACTGTAACAAGGCTGCCCAGGGCCAAGGACCCATCTGGGAGAGGGAGATGTTCTGCTCGGGAAGAGAAGCAGCCCTTCAGGATTGCCCTTCTGGGCCTTGGGAGAAGCAAAACTGCACACATGACGAGGACACGTGGGTGGAATGTGAAG ATGCCTTTGACCTGAGGCTGGTAGGAAGAGATAATCAGTGCTCTGGGAGACTGGAAGTGCTGCACAAGGGCGTGTGGGGCTCTGTCTGTGACGACGGCTGGGGAGGAAAGGAGGACCGAGTGGTGTGCAAGCAACTGGGCTGTGGGGAACCCCTCTCTCTACCCTTCAAAGCCCGGAAAACCTATGGCCCTGGGGTTGGCCGCATCTGGCTGGATGACGTTCGTTGCTCGGGGCAGGAGCAGTCCCTGGAGCAGTGCAAACACAGGTTTTGGGGGTATCATGACTGTACCCATAAAGAAGATGTGGCTGTGATCTGCTCAG GACAGTATCCCGGCCTTGATGCTTGA